A single Columba livia isolate bColLiv1 breed racing homer chromosome 22, bColLiv1.pat.W.v2, whole genome shotgun sequence DNA region contains:
- the DYRK3 gene encoding dual specificity tyrosine-phosphorylation-regulated kinase 3 isoform X2, with translation MLLGRKPEAPLGAARFADGLYDSYMRIDQIRYQEATNEEHSPSGLPSLGRSNVSSNKLGMKDHPLTGSQVKVEQLFEDSGNRRSSSLQSAGVTERSLPSLAKDKSTESISTSKGSCSSKAHKSVSQAPEQAVKQYKHQLSAYEQQEIFNFSEIYFVGPAAKKRQGVIGGPNNGGYDDDQGSYIHVPHDHLAYRYEVLKIIGKGSFGQVAKVYDHKLHQHLALKMVRNEKRFHRQAAEEIRILEHLKKQDKTGSMNVIHMLESFTFRNHICMTFELLSMNLYELIKRNKFQGFSIQLVRKFAHSILQCLDALYRNKIIHCDLKPENILLKQQGRSGIKVIDFGSSCFEHQRVYTYIQSRFYRAPEVILGSRYGMPIDMWSFGCILVELLTGYPLFPGEDEGDQLACMMELLGMPPQKLLDQSKRAKNFINSKGHPRYCTVTTHTDGRVTLNGSRSRRGKIRGAPGNKDWVTALKGCDDPLFIEFLKECLSWDPSARLTPSQALRHPWICKRTPKPPSTDKTSNKRISSYTSSFAGLGSKLPPVVGVANKLRANLTSDSNSAIPLCTVLPKLVS, from the exons ATGCTGCTGGGCAGGAAGCCGGAGGCGCCGCTCGGTGCAG CCAGGTTTGCAGATGGATTGTATGACTCCTATATGAGGATAGATCAGATTAGGTACCAAGAGGCTACAAATGAAGAACACAGCCCTTCAGGACTTCCTTCCCTTGGAAGATCTAAT GTTTCTAGCAACAAACTGGGAATGAAGGATCACCCTCTGACGGGAAGTCAGGTCAAAGTGGAGCAATTATTTGAGGACTCTGGCAACAGAAGGAGTAGCAGTCTCCAGTCTGCAGGAGTTACTGAGAGATCTCTTCCTTCCCTGGCAAAAGACAAGAGTACAGAGAGCATAAGTACTTCGAAAGGTAGTTGTTCCTCAAAAGCCCATAAAAGCGTTTCCCAAGCTCCAGAGCAAGCTGTCAAACAGTACAAACATCAGTTATCTGCTTATGAACAGCAAgagatatttaatttttctgaaatttacTTTGTGGGTCCAGCTGCAAAAAAGAGACAAGGAGTAATTGGTGGTCCCAACAATGGAGGTTATGATGATGACCAAGGCAGCTACATTCACGTGCCCCATGACCATCTCGCGTACCGGTACGAAGTACTCAAAATCATCGGCAAGGGCAGTTTTGGACAAGTCGCTAAAGTCTATGATCACAAGCTCCACCAACACTTAGCCTTAAAGATGGTTCGCAATGAAAAGAGATTCCATCGCCAAGCAGCGGAAGAAATCCGGATTCTGGAGCATCTGAAGAAGCAGGACAAAACGGGCAGTATGAATGTTATCCACATGCTGGAAAGCTTCACCTTTCGGAACCACATCTGTATGACCTTTGAACTCTTGAGTATGAACCTGTATGAGctgattaaaagaaataagtttCAGGGCTTCAGTATCCAACTGGTACGCAAGTTTGCTCACTCTATACTGCAGTGTTTGGACGCCCTTTATAGAAACAAAATCATACACTGTGACTTGAAGCCAGAAAATATCCTCTTAAAACAGCAAGGGAGGAGTGGAATCAAGGTTATAGATTTTGGGTCCAGCTGTTTTGAGCACCAAAGAGTCTACACGTATATTCAGTCTCGATTTTATCGGGCACCAGAGGTGATTCTGGGCAGTCGCTATGGGATGCCCATAGACATGTGGAGTTTTGGCTGTATTCTGGTGGAGCTATTGACTGGATACCCTCTTTTTCCTGGAGAGGACGAGGGAGACCAGCTAGCTTGTATGATGGAACTGCTTGGAATGCCACCTCAGAAACTTTTGGATCAATCCAAGCGAGCCAAGAACTTCATCAACTCCAAGGGTCATCCTCGCTACTGCACCGTAACGACGCACACGGACGGCAGAGTGACCCTTAATGGGAGCCGATCGCGCCGCGGTAAAATCCGAGGCGCTCCAGGGAACAAAGACTGGGTGACGGCGCTGAAAGGCTGCGACGATCCCTTGTTTATCGAGTTCTTAAAAGAATGTCTCAGCTGGGATCCTTCCGCCCGCCTGACTCCGAGTCAAGCCTTGAGACACCCTTGGATTTGTAAACGAACGCCCAAACCACCCAGCACTGATAAAACTTCCAATAAACGGATTTCTAGCTACACAAGTTCATTCGCAGGATTAGGTTCCAAGTTGCCTCCTGTAGTTGGGGTTGCGAACAAGCTGAGGGCTAATTTGACCTCCGACTCCAACAGCGCGATACCTCTCTGTACTGTGCTGCCCAAACTGGTCAGCTAG
- the DYRK3 gene encoding dual specificity tyrosine-phosphorylation-regulated kinase 3 isoform X3: protein MRIDQIRYQEATNEEHSPSGLPSLGRSNVSSNKLGMKDHPLTGSQVKVEQLFEDSGNRRSSSLQSAGVTERSLPSLAKDKSTESISTSKGSCSSKAHKSVSQAPEQAVKQYKHQLSAYEQQEIFNFSEIYFVGPAAKKRQGVIGGPNNGGYDDDQGSYIHVPHDHLAYRYEVLKIIGKGSFGQVAKVYDHKLHQHLALKMVRNEKRFHRQAAEEIRILEHLKKQDKTGSMNVIHMLESFTFRNHICMTFELLSMNLYELIKRNKFQGFSIQLVRKFAHSILQCLDALYRNKIIHCDLKPENILLKQQGRSGIKVIDFGSSCFEHQRVYTYIQSRFYRAPEVILGSRYGMPIDMWSFGCILVELLTGYPLFPGEDEGDQLACMMELLGMPPQKLLDQSKRAKNFINSKGHPRYCTVTTHTDGRVTLNGSRSRRGKIRGAPGNKDWVTALKGCDDPLFIEFLKECLSWDPSARLTPSQALRHPWICKRTPKPPSTDKTSNKRISSYTSSFAGLGSKLPPVVGVANKLRANLTSDSNSAIPLCTVLPKLVS from the exons ATGAGGATAGATCAGATTAGGTACCAAGAGGCTACAAATGAAGAACACAGCCCTTCAGGACTTCCTTCCCTTGGAAGATCTAAT GTTTCTAGCAACAAACTGGGAATGAAGGATCACCCTCTGACGGGAAGTCAGGTCAAAGTGGAGCAATTATTTGAGGACTCTGGCAACAGAAGGAGTAGCAGTCTCCAGTCTGCAGGAGTTACTGAGAGATCTCTTCCTTCCCTGGCAAAAGACAAGAGTACAGAGAGCATAAGTACTTCGAAAGGTAGTTGTTCCTCAAAAGCCCATAAAAGCGTTTCCCAAGCTCCAGAGCAAGCTGTCAAACAGTACAAACATCAGTTATCTGCTTATGAACAGCAAgagatatttaatttttctgaaatttacTTTGTGGGTCCAGCTGCAAAAAAGAGACAAGGAGTAATTGGTGGTCCCAACAATGGAGGTTATGATGATGACCAAGGCAGCTACATTCACGTGCCCCATGACCATCTCGCGTACCGGTACGAAGTACTCAAAATCATCGGCAAGGGCAGTTTTGGACAAGTCGCTAAAGTCTATGATCACAAGCTCCACCAACACTTAGCCTTAAAGATGGTTCGCAATGAAAAGAGATTCCATCGCCAAGCAGCGGAAGAAATCCGGATTCTGGAGCATCTGAAGAAGCAGGACAAAACGGGCAGTATGAATGTTATCCACATGCTGGAAAGCTTCACCTTTCGGAACCACATCTGTATGACCTTTGAACTCTTGAGTATGAACCTGTATGAGctgattaaaagaaataagtttCAGGGCTTCAGTATCCAACTGGTACGCAAGTTTGCTCACTCTATACTGCAGTGTTTGGACGCCCTTTATAGAAACAAAATCATACACTGTGACTTGAAGCCAGAAAATATCCTCTTAAAACAGCAAGGGAGGAGTGGAATCAAGGTTATAGATTTTGGGTCCAGCTGTTTTGAGCACCAAAGAGTCTACACGTATATTCAGTCTCGATTTTATCGGGCACCAGAGGTGATTCTGGGCAGTCGCTATGGGATGCCCATAGACATGTGGAGTTTTGGCTGTATTCTGGTGGAGCTATTGACTGGATACCCTCTTTTTCCTGGAGAGGACGAGGGAGACCAGCTAGCTTGTATGATGGAACTGCTTGGAATGCCACCTCAGAAACTTTTGGATCAATCCAAGCGAGCCAAGAACTTCATCAACTCCAAGGGTCATCCTCGCTACTGCACCGTAACGACGCACACGGACGGCAGAGTGACCCTTAATGGGAGCCGATCGCGCCGCGGTAAAATCCGAGGCGCTCCAGGGAACAAAGACTGGGTGACGGCGCTGAAAGGCTGCGACGATCCCTTGTTTATCGAGTTCTTAAAAGAATGTCTCAGCTGGGATCCTTCCGCCCGCCTGACTCCGAGTCAAGCCTTGAGACACCCTTGGATTTGTAAACGAACGCCCAAACCACCCAGCACTGATAAAACTTCCAATAAACGGATTTCTAGCTACACAAGTTCATTCGCAGGATTAGGTTCCAAGTTGCCTCCTGTAGTTGGGGTTGCGAACAAGCTGAGGGCTAATTTGACCTCCGACTCCAACAGCGCGATACCTCTCTGTACTGTGCTGCCCAAACTGGTCAGCTAG
- the DYRK3 gene encoding dual specificity tyrosine-phosphorylation-regulated kinase 3 isoform X1: protein MSSGPLSPLIRTNFSRKCPFSFGLVSKSEHFEAAPTNRLLKETCVVVFGENIHFPYLLTVPRCRMVSSNKLGMKDHPLTGSQVKVEQLFEDSGNRRSSSLQSAGVTERSLPSLAKDKSTESISTSKGSCSSKAHKSVSQAPEQAVKQYKHQLSAYEQQEIFNFSEIYFVGPAAKKRQGVIGGPNNGGYDDDQGSYIHVPHDHLAYRYEVLKIIGKGSFGQVAKVYDHKLHQHLALKMVRNEKRFHRQAAEEIRILEHLKKQDKTGSMNVIHMLESFTFRNHICMTFELLSMNLYELIKRNKFQGFSIQLVRKFAHSILQCLDALYRNKIIHCDLKPENILLKQQGRSGIKVIDFGSSCFEHQRVYTYIQSRFYRAPEVILGSRYGMPIDMWSFGCILVELLTGYPLFPGEDEGDQLACMMELLGMPPQKLLDQSKRAKNFINSKGHPRYCTVTTHTDGRVTLNGSRSRRGKIRGAPGNKDWVTALKGCDDPLFIEFLKECLSWDPSARLTPSQALRHPWICKRTPKPPSTDKTSNKRISSYTSSFAGLGSKLPPVVGVANKLRANLTSDSNSAIPLCTVLPKLVS from the exons ATGTCCAGTGGCCCCTTGTCACCATTGATAAGGACCAACTTCAGCAGGAAAtgccctttttcttttggtctGGTGAGCAAGAGCGAACATTTCGAGGCAGCGCCAACAAACAGACTCTTAAAAGAGACGTGTGTAGTTGTTTTTGGCGAGAACATTCACTTCCCTTATTTACTGACCGTGCCGAGATGTCGGATG GTTTCTAGCAACAAACTGGGAATGAAGGATCACCCTCTGACGGGAAGTCAGGTCAAAGTGGAGCAATTATTTGAGGACTCTGGCAACAGAAGGAGTAGCAGTCTCCAGTCTGCAGGAGTTACTGAGAGATCTCTTCCTTCCCTGGCAAAAGACAAGAGTACAGAGAGCATAAGTACTTCGAAAGGTAGTTGTTCCTCAAAAGCCCATAAAAGCGTTTCCCAAGCTCCAGAGCAAGCTGTCAAACAGTACAAACATCAGTTATCTGCTTATGAACAGCAAgagatatttaatttttctgaaatttacTTTGTGGGTCCAGCTGCAAAAAAGAGACAAGGAGTAATTGGTGGTCCCAACAATGGAGGTTATGATGATGACCAAGGCAGCTACATTCACGTGCCCCATGACCATCTCGCGTACCGGTACGAAGTACTCAAAATCATCGGCAAGGGCAGTTTTGGACAAGTCGCTAAAGTCTATGATCACAAGCTCCACCAACACTTAGCCTTAAAGATGGTTCGCAATGAAAAGAGATTCCATCGCCAAGCAGCGGAAGAAATCCGGATTCTGGAGCATCTGAAGAAGCAGGACAAAACGGGCAGTATGAATGTTATCCACATGCTGGAAAGCTTCACCTTTCGGAACCACATCTGTATGACCTTTGAACTCTTGAGTATGAACCTGTATGAGctgattaaaagaaataagtttCAGGGCTTCAGTATCCAACTGGTACGCAAGTTTGCTCACTCTATACTGCAGTGTTTGGACGCCCTTTATAGAAACAAAATCATACACTGTGACTTGAAGCCAGAAAATATCCTCTTAAAACAGCAAGGGAGGAGTGGAATCAAGGTTATAGATTTTGGGTCCAGCTGTTTTGAGCACCAAAGAGTCTACACGTATATTCAGTCTCGATTTTATCGGGCACCAGAGGTGATTCTGGGCAGTCGCTATGGGATGCCCATAGACATGTGGAGTTTTGGCTGTATTCTGGTGGAGCTATTGACTGGATACCCTCTTTTTCCTGGAGAGGACGAGGGAGACCAGCTAGCTTGTATGATGGAACTGCTTGGAATGCCACCTCAGAAACTTTTGGATCAATCCAAGCGAGCCAAGAACTTCATCAACTCCAAGGGTCATCCTCGCTACTGCACCGTAACGACGCACACGGACGGCAGAGTGACCCTTAATGGGAGCCGATCGCGCCGCGGTAAAATCCGAGGCGCTCCAGGGAACAAAGACTGGGTGACGGCGCTGAAAGGCTGCGACGATCCCTTGTTTATCGAGTTCTTAAAAGAATGTCTCAGCTGGGATCCTTCCGCCCGCCTGACTCCGAGTCAAGCCTTGAGACACCCTTGGATTTGTAAACGAACGCCCAAACCACCCAGCACTGATAAAACTTCCAATAAACGGATTTCTAGCTACACAAGTTCATTCGCAGGATTAGGTTCCAAGTTGCCTCCTGTAGTTGGGGTTGCGAACAAGCTGAGGGCTAATTTGACCTCCGACTCCAACAGCGCGATACCTCTCTGTACTGTGCTGCCCAAACTGGTCAGCTAG